GGTGATTGTCCTTCCTCCCTTTGAAGGTCACGGCCGACAAGAAGATTAAACTTTTGATCTGTGCCACCAACCTCAACATCAGCCTTCAACATCAGAGAATCATAACCCTGAATCAAAGGATATAAAAACTCATGAATACTTATAGGCTTTCCGGTAGTGTATCTCTTTTTAAAATCCTCACGCTCCAGCATACGTGCAACTGTATATTTGCCGCAGAGCCGGATTAACTCTTCTCCAGTCATCCTGCTCATCCATGTACTGTTAAAAACGACCTCAGTACGGGCCGGGTCAAGTATCTTAAATACCTGGCGCTCATAAGTAGAAGCATTATTCAAAACATCTTCTTTTGTAAGCGCCTTCCTAGTCTCTGAAACACCGCTTGGATCACCAATCATACCGGTAAAATCACCGATAAGAAAGAGAACCTTATGCCCCAAATCCTGAAACTGTTTGAGCTTATACAATAACACTGTGTGCCCTAAATGCAGGTCAGGCATTGTCGGATCAAACCCCGCCTTAATCTTTAAGGGAATTTTTTCCTTAATAGACCACTCAAGTTTTTTTATAAGCTCCTCTTCTGAGATTATCTCTACACAACCCCGTCTGATCAGCTTCAGGTGCTCTTCTATGTTTTTAATTACCATAATTTCACTCGAAAATCCTTCCGGCGGGGTTAGAAAACCCCGCCTATCCAGATATATATCAAGGATAGGTGGGACATTCTTGTCCCACTCTTTTTCAAGCTTTGTAATCTAAAGGCTCGTGAGGGTTTCATTCTAAATTACTATATGGATAACCATATAGTAATCATGCCTAATGAGACTCTTCCAGATATTTCCTGTATGCATTTGAATCCATCAGCGAATTCATTTCTTCAGGATTTGACATCTCAATAGCAGCAATCCAGCCCCTGTTGTAAGGGTCTTCATTAAGTACATCGGGTATCTCTTCCAAGCCTCCATTTACATCAACAACTTTACCGCTTACAACTGCCTCTA
The sequence above is a segment of the Nitrospirota bacterium genome. Coding sequences within it:
- a CDS encoding tyrosine--tRNA ligase, yielding MVIKNIEEHLKLIRRGCVEIISEEELIKKLEWSIKEKIPLKIKAGFDPTMPDLHLGHTVLLYKLKQFQDLGHKVLFLIGDFTGMIGDPSGVSETRKALTKEDVLNNASTYERQVFKILDPARTEVVFNSTWMSRMTGEELIRLCGKYTVARMLEREDFKKRYTTGKPISIHEFLYPLIQGYDSLMLKADVEVGGTDQKFNLLVGRDLQREEGQSPQVVLTMPLLEGLDGVKKMSKSQKNYIGIEEPPHEIFGKIMSVDDRLMLKYYELLSNQDIEYIKTIHPMEAKKNLAGEIVERFYNKEIAVEARNDFEKVFSKRDSIPSDIPVYTVEDGKRWLPHVLTASGITKSNSEAIRLIREGAVELDGMRAAEINVELPEGREQIVKIGKKRFLKINS